Proteins from a single region of Chrysemys picta bellii isolate R12L10 chromosome 9, ASM1138683v2, whole genome shotgun sequence:
- the TRIM42 gene encoding tripartite motif-containing protein 42 isoform X2 encodes MESCAERNCNCFPCPYAEGRACQCCHCSCSENPNCRWCCCSCSNDPDCKCCCCATDENTSCQYYESRCCRNTIYASYLPRATRRRHSKVALTSFGSKSNTSIITLERDASGHAFRDQLICPLCKQLYLYPFMLPCNHCICEKCISKSKAQAEVTETFFIIVCPVCVKAHCLPYTNKTQLRMNYLRAKLARRYMRRHGFLRWRFDRTQAPIYCQVCKEKTKKASKRCLTCRLNFCNECLRLYHSETTTQDHIFTKAYREDQGECCCLLHPNSNLSKYCLDDHELICEFCSDSLHNDHETLPLPVACSNEAASLFSAIAKFKKVRYGVDNDLMEILLLKNNFKTYKETKRKEIRNGFLKLRNILREQEKEMMELLENIELKKEKGIMEYVSHTSIKISQMDSLIQYSKEALKEENQIAFLQSANFLVNEIEDAITNIYQPSARLREDPIQNLKLNFEELSANLHDLFQSPVREKQSADKANKAPYPCNSDIMVLRKISSTHAEKHPTVLRSPSLSTLNSQYESSVMRKEMCGRPNSTPPPHRKEHNEIFAFWDASTQVPRKERNHQSYRISHNPEPFDNGSSMVPGLVIIYQTLVYPRAAKIYWTCPTEDVEFFDVEFYEVVSVSPDNIVQTQLAGELHGIKHQNLEIHNLDPNTEYLFKVRAININGPGQWSDICKVVTPDGHGKARGRWGLLRSIQSAFYK; translated from the exons atggagagctgcgct GAGCGGAATTGCAACTGTTTCCCCTGCCCATATGCAGAAGGCAGAGCTTGCCAATGTTGTCACTGCTCATGTTCAGAGAACCCAAATTGCCGTTGGTGCTGCTGCTCCTGTTCAAATGACCCAGACTGCAAGTGCTGTTGCTGTGCCACTGATGAGAACACCAGCTGTCAGTATTATGAGAGCAGATGCTGCAGGAATACCATCTACGCATCATACCTTCCCAGAGCCACAAGGAGACGTCA ttcaaaAGTTGCCTTGACAAGCTTTGGAAGTAAAAGTAACACATCAATCATTACTCTGGAGAGGGATGCATCAGGACATGCTTTTCGTGACCAACTCATTTGTCCATTGTGTAAACAACTGTATCTCTACCCATTTATGCTGCCATGCAACCACTGCATTTGTGAGAAATGCATAAGTAAAAGCAAAGCCCAGGCTGAAGTAACTGAAACTTTCTTCATCATTGTATGCCCAGTGTGTGTCAAAGCACACTGCCTCCCCTACACTAATAAAACTCAGTTGAGGATGAATTACCTGAGAGCCAAACTGGCTAGGAGATACATGCGCAGACATGGCTTTCTGAGGTGGAGATTTGACAGAACCCAAGCACCAATCTATTGTCAAGTTTGCAAAGAGAAGACAAAGAAGGCATCCAAGAGATGTCTCACATGCCGGCTGAATTTTTGTAACGAGTGTCTAAGGTTATATCACAGCGAGACCACTACTCAAGACCACATATTTACCAAAGCCTATCGAGAAGATCAAGGAGAATGCTGTTGTTTACTCCATCCCAACTCAAACCTTTCTAAATACTGTCTAGATGACCATGAGCTAATCTGTGAGTTCTGCAGTGACTCACTGCACAACGATCATGAGACACTACCCTTGCCGGTGGCATGTTCAAATGAGGCTGCTTCACTCTTCAGTGCTATTGCCAAGTTTAAAAAAG TCCGATATGGGGTTGATAATGACCTAATGGAAATCCTTTTGCTAAAGAACAATTTTAAGACCTACAAAGAAACTAAAAGGAAGGAGATCAGAAATGGATTCCTCAAATTACGGAACATTCTCCGTGAACAAGAGAAGGAGATGATGGAATTGCTTGAGAACATTGAACTTAAAAAAGAGAAGGGAATTATGGAGTATGTGTCACACACATCCATAAAAATCTCTCAAATGGATAGCCTTATTCAATATTCTAAGGAGGCTTTGAAGGAGGAAAACCAGATTGCATTTCTGCAGTCTGCAAactttttggtaaatgaaatagaAGATGCAATTACTAATATTTATCAGCCCAGCGCACGACTCAGGGAAGACCCTATTCAGAACCTTAAACTCAACTTTGAAGAGCTTTCAGCCAACTTGCATGACCTTTTCCAATCACCTGTTAGAGAGAAGCAATCAGCTGATAAAGCAAACAAAGCTCCTTATCCCTGTAATTCAGACATAATGGTTCTAAGGAAAATTTCCAGTACCCATGCAGAGAAACATCCAACTGTGCTCCGAAGTCCATCTTTATCAACCTTAAATTCACAGTATGAATCAAGTGTGATGAGGAAAGAAATGTGTGGAAGACCAAATTCCACACCTCCCCCTCATCGTAAAGAGCATAATGAAATCTTTGCATTTTGGGATGCATCTACTCAAGTtccaagaaaagaaagaaaccatCAAAGCTACAGAATCAGTCACAATCCAGAACCATTTGACAATGGATCATCTATGGTTCCAGGCCTAGTTATCATCTACCAGACTCTTGTGTATCCAAGGGCGGCAAAA ATTTACTGGACATGTCCCACAGAAGACGTGGAATTCTTTGATGTAGAGTTCTATGAAGTTGTTTCTGTTAGTCCTGATAATATTGTCCAGACACAATTAGCTGGAGAATTGCATGGGATAAAGCATCAGAACCTTGAGATACATAATCTGGATCCCAACACAGAATATCTCTTTAAAGTTCGTGCCATCAATATAAATGGTCCAGGTCAATGGAGTGACATTTGTAAG GTAGTTACTCCGGATGGGCATGGGAAAGCCAGAGGCAGATGGGGCTTGCTGCGGAGTATTCAGTCTGCTTTCTATAAATAG
- the TRIM42 gene encoding tripartite motif-containing protein 42 isoform X1, whose translation MANTLCLNWPCCPGCHCCPPLERTDEEYCSCWRFLFTQERNCNCFPCPYAEGRACQCCHCSCSENPNCRWCCCSCSNDPDCKCCCCATDENTSCQYYESRCCRNTIYASYLPRATRRRHSKVALTSFGSKSNTSIITLERDASGHAFRDQLICPLCKQLYLYPFMLPCNHCICEKCISKSKAQAEVTETFFIIVCPVCVKAHCLPYTNKTQLRMNYLRAKLARRYMRRHGFLRWRFDRTQAPIYCQVCKEKTKKASKRCLTCRLNFCNECLRLYHSETTTQDHIFTKAYREDQGECCCLLHPNSNLSKYCLDDHELICEFCSDSLHNDHETLPLPVACSNEAASLFSAIAKFKKVRYGVDNDLMEILLLKNNFKTYKETKRKEIRNGFLKLRNILREQEKEMMELLENIELKKEKGIMEYVSHTSIKISQMDSLIQYSKEALKEENQIAFLQSANFLVNEIEDAITNIYQPSARLREDPIQNLKLNFEELSANLHDLFQSPVREKQSADKANKAPYPCNSDIMVLRKISSTHAEKHPTVLRSPSLSTLNSQYESSVMRKEMCGRPNSTPPPHRKEHNEIFAFWDASTQVPRKERNHQSYRISHNPEPFDNGSSMVPGLVIIYQTLVYPRAAKIYWTCPTEDVEFFDVEFYEVVSVSPDNIVQTQLAGELHGIKHQNLEIHNLDPNTEYLFKVRAININGPGQWSDICKVVTPDGHGKARGRWGLLRSIQSAFYK comes from the exons ATGGCCAATACTTTATGCCTAAATTGGCCATGTTGCCCGGGCTGCCATTGCTGCCCGCCACTGGAAAGGACTGATGAAGAATACTGTTCGTGTTGGCGTTTCCTTTTTACTCAGGAGCGGAATTGCAACTGTTTCCCCTGCCCATATGCAGAAGGCAGAGCTTGCCAATGTTGTCACTGCTCATGTTCAGAGAACCCAAATTGCCGTTGGTGCTGCTGCTCCTGTTCAAATGACCCAGACTGCAAGTGCTGTTGCTGTGCCACTGATGAGAACACCAGCTGTCAGTATTATGAGAGCAGATGCTGCAGGAATACCATCTACGCATCATACCTTCCCAGAGCCACAAGGAGACGTCA ttcaaaAGTTGCCTTGACAAGCTTTGGAAGTAAAAGTAACACATCAATCATTACTCTGGAGAGGGATGCATCAGGACATGCTTTTCGTGACCAACTCATTTGTCCATTGTGTAAACAACTGTATCTCTACCCATTTATGCTGCCATGCAACCACTGCATTTGTGAGAAATGCATAAGTAAAAGCAAAGCCCAGGCTGAAGTAACTGAAACTTTCTTCATCATTGTATGCCCAGTGTGTGTCAAAGCACACTGCCTCCCCTACACTAATAAAACTCAGTTGAGGATGAATTACCTGAGAGCCAAACTGGCTAGGAGATACATGCGCAGACATGGCTTTCTGAGGTGGAGATTTGACAGAACCCAAGCACCAATCTATTGTCAAGTTTGCAAAGAGAAGACAAAGAAGGCATCCAAGAGATGTCTCACATGCCGGCTGAATTTTTGTAACGAGTGTCTAAGGTTATATCACAGCGAGACCACTACTCAAGACCACATATTTACCAAAGCCTATCGAGAAGATCAAGGAGAATGCTGTTGTTTACTCCATCCCAACTCAAACCTTTCTAAATACTGTCTAGATGACCATGAGCTAATCTGTGAGTTCTGCAGTGACTCACTGCACAACGATCATGAGACACTACCCTTGCCGGTGGCATGTTCAAATGAGGCTGCTTCACTCTTCAGTGCTATTGCCAAGTTTAAAAAAG TCCGATATGGGGTTGATAATGACCTAATGGAAATCCTTTTGCTAAAGAACAATTTTAAGACCTACAAAGAAACTAAAAGGAAGGAGATCAGAAATGGATTCCTCAAATTACGGAACATTCTCCGTGAACAAGAGAAGGAGATGATGGAATTGCTTGAGAACATTGAACTTAAAAAAGAGAAGGGAATTATGGAGTATGTGTCACACACATCCATAAAAATCTCTCAAATGGATAGCCTTATTCAATATTCTAAGGAGGCTTTGAAGGAGGAAAACCAGATTGCATTTCTGCAGTCTGCAAactttttggtaaatgaaatagaAGATGCAATTACTAATATTTATCAGCCCAGCGCACGACTCAGGGAAGACCCTATTCAGAACCTTAAACTCAACTTTGAAGAGCTTTCAGCCAACTTGCATGACCTTTTCCAATCACCTGTTAGAGAGAAGCAATCAGCTGATAAAGCAAACAAAGCTCCTTATCCCTGTAATTCAGACATAATGGTTCTAAGGAAAATTTCCAGTACCCATGCAGAGAAACATCCAACTGTGCTCCGAAGTCCATCTTTATCAACCTTAAATTCACAGTATGAATCAAGTGTGATGAGGAAAGAAATGTGTGGAAGACCAAATTCCACACCTCCCCCTCATCGTAAAGAGCATAATGAAATCTTTGCATTTTGGGATGCATCTACTCAAGTtccaagaaaagaaagaaaccatCAAAGCTACAGAATCAGTCACAATCCAGAACCATTTGACAATGGATCATCTATGGTTCCAGGCCTAGTTATCATCTACCAGACTCTTGTGTATCCAAGGGCGGCAAAA ATTTACTGGACATGTCCCACAGAAGACGTGGAATTCTTTGATGTAGAGTTCTATGAAGTTGTTTCTGTTAGTCCTGATAATATTGTCCAGACACAATTAGCTGGAGAATTGCATGGGATAAAGCATCAGAACCTTGAGATACATAATCTGGATCCCAACACAGAATATCTCTTTAAAGTTCGTGCCATCAATATAAATGGTCCAGGTCAATGGAGTGACATTTGTAAG GTAGTTACTCCGGATGGGCATGGGAAAGCCAGAGGCAGATGGGGCTTGCTGCGGAGTATTCAGTCTGCTTTCTATAAATAG